A single Denticeps clupeoides chromosome 7, fDenClu1.1, whole genome shotgun sequence DNA region contains:
- the LOC114793532 gene encoding filamin-C-like isoform X1: protein MSNSAYLDEPQPQPPPPPQYYQGTDFGDEEEDEMPATEKDLAEDAPWKKIQQNTFTRWCNEHLKCINKSISDLQRELGDGLKLIGLLEVLSQKKMYRKHHARPNFRQMKLENVSVALEFLDRERIKLVSIDSKAIVDGNLKLILGLIWTLILHYSISMPMWDDEDDEDAKKLTPKQRLLGWIQNKVPQLPINNFNKDWRDGKALGALVDNCAPGLCPDWATWDPNKPVDNAREAMQQADDWLGVPQVIAPEEIVDPNVDEHSVMTYLSQFPKAKLKPGAPVKTRQLFPKKAKAYGPGIEPHGNMVLKPTFFTVETLEAGLGEVIVYVEDPEGHTEEAKVVSNNDKNRTYSVSYVPNVAGLHKVKVLFAGQDIDKSPFMVNVAKAMGNPNKVQASGPGLEPVGNVAGKLTYFDIYTAGAGEGDVGIVIVDPQGRKDTVEVMLENKGDSVFRCTYKPIMEGSHTIHVTFAGQPIPKSPFPVQISEAPRSIHPTGPPVQIIPQSVRTPPVDKAKRGAPKVPPKPSRPTSNVNACRATGRGLQPKGLRVKEVADFKVFTKGAGTGELTVSVKGPNGVDVSVKVKDIGDGVYECDYHPLQPGKYIVTISWGGQPIPRSPFEVEVSLEAGPQKVRAWGPGLETGMVGKSADFVVEAIGTEVGTLGFSIEGPSQAKIECEDKGDGSCDVHYWPTEPGHYAVHVICDDEDIKDSPFIAHILPAANDVFPEKVKAYGPGLAPTGCIINKPAEFTIDAQLAGNGKLKIYAQDAEGCVIDIQITDKGDGTFFCVYIPTKPIKHTIIVTWGEVNVSNSPFRVMVSEGCHPEKVKVYGPGVEKNGLKANEPTYFTVDCSEAGQGDISIGIKCAPGVVGPTEADIDFDIIKNDNDTFTVKYNPPSPGRYTVIVLFADQEIPSSPYKVKVDPSHDAGKVRAEGPGLNKTGVEAGTPTHFTIYTKGAGKAKPEVHFTATVKGEAVKDFEIIDNHDYSYTVKYTALHQGALSISVTHGGDPVPKSPFSITVAPPLDISKVKVQGLNERVEVGKDQEFIVNTKGAGGQGEVGVKMTSPSGRPIPCKIESDKAKDIHSVKYIPPEEGPYKVDITYDGNPITGSPFSVEGIMPADPTKVRAYGPGLQGGTVGKPAPFGIDTKGAGAGGLGLTVEGPCEAKIECQDNGDGTCSVSYLPTEPGDYNINILFGDAHIPGSPFKAKVRPALDPSKVVASGPGLERARAGEAASFTVDCTRAGEAELTVEIVSETGAKAEVRIQNNNDGTFSVTYTPPFQGVHTITIKYGGHVMPRCPIRVHVEPAVDTSGVKVYGPGVEPRGILRDVTTHFIVDARVQNKTGGNHVKVCIINPSGTSTDAYITDKGDGTYRVEYTAFEEGVHLIEVLFDNVAVPLSPFRVSVVEGCDPTRVRAYGPGLESGITNKPNCFTVETRGAGTGGLGLAIEGPSESKMSCKDNKDGSCSVEYVPFTPGDYDVNITYGGLPIPGSPFRVSVRDVVDPSKVKCSGPGLGPGVRARVPQTFTVDSKQAGQAALEVQVYGPTGAAEPVKVSNHGDGTHTVNYTPAQDGPYSVSVRYGGQDVPRSPFKVNAGPAHDASKVRASGPGLDTAGVAASLPVEFTIDACDAGEGLLTVQILDPEGKPKKASIQDNGDGTYTVSYLPDMTGRYTITIKYGGDEIPYSPYRIHALPTGDASQCLLTVSIGGHRVAGLGPKIQTAEETNITVDAKAAGKGKVTCTVLTPTGIELDMDVVENPDGTFDIYYTAPEPGKYVITIRFGGQHIPNSPFHVTATKEPVVPPEGLEGMFRPLNLVIPFTVQQGEVTGEVRMPSGKVARPQIRDNKDGTVTVRYAPTEKGLHEMDIKYEGNHIPGSPLQFYVDAMHTSQVTAYGPGLCHGMVNKPATFTVVTKNAGEGGLSLAVEGPSKAEITCKDNKDGTCTVSYLPTAPGDYNVIVKFDNKHIPGSPFTAKITGDDSLRTSQLNVGAATDVSLKITETDLSSLTASIRAPSGKEEPCLLKRLPNRHIGISFTPKEVGEHVVSVMKSGKHVANSPFKIMVGPSEIGEASRVKAFGKGLVEAHTFEVAEFFVDTRNAGYGGLGLSIEGPSKVDINCEDVEDGTCKVTYCPTEPGNYIINIKFADKHIPGSPFTVKVTGEGRMKESITRKRQAPSIASVGSTCDLNLKIPGNWFQMVSAQERLTRTFTRSSHTYTRTERTEFSKTRGGETKREVRVEESTQVGGDPFRDVFGDFLGRERLGFGSMTTRQEVAADVGAQPMTAQVTSPGGKTVDAEIVDGGDSTYSVRFVPQEMGPHTVNVKYRGQHVPGSPFQFTVGPLGEGGAHKVRAGGTGLQRGVAGVPTEFSIWTREAGAGGLSIAVEGPSKAEISFEDRKDGSCGVSYMVQEPGDYEVSIKFNNEHIPDSPFIVPIATLSDDARRLTVTSLQEKDLKVSQEASFAVQKNGARGIIDAKVHTPSGSVEECYITELDSDKNAIRFIPRENGVHSIDVKFNGSHIPGSPFNVRVGEPDQAGDPGMVSAYGPGLEGGCTGVPSEFVVNTCNAGSGALSVTIDGPSKVKMDCIECAEGYKVIYTPMAPGNYLISVKYGGPQHIVGSPFKAKVTGVRLSGGHSLHETSSVLVETVTKTSKMAGAYSSISSTIKLESDASRVVCRGPGLSKAMVGQKNSFSVDCSKAGTNMLMVGVHGPKTPCEEVYVKHVGNRLYNVTYTVREKGNYVVIVKWGDDTVPGSPFHVTVP from the exons ATGAGCAACAGCGCCTACCTGGACGagccgcagccgcagccgccgccgccgccgcagtaCTACCAGGGCACGGACTTcggggacgaggaggaggacgagatGCCCGCCACGGAGAAGGACCTGGCCGAGGACGCGCCGTGGAAGAAGATCCAGCAGAACACCTTCACCAGGTGGTGCAACGAGCACCTGAAGTGCATCAACAAGAGCATCAGTGACCTACAGAGAGAGCTGGGCGACGGGCTCAAGCTCATCGGGCTCCTGGAGGTGCTGAGCCAGAAGAAGATGTACAGAAAGCATCACGCCAGGCCCAACTTCAGACAGATGAAGCTGGAGAACGTGTCGGTGGCGCTGGAGTTCCTGGACCGGGAGCGCATCAAGCTGGTGTCCATCG ACAGTAAGGCCATTGTAGACGGGAACCTGAAACTGATCCTGGGTCTCATCTGGACCCTCATTCTGCACTACTCCATCTCCATGCCTATGtgggatgatgaagatgatgaagatgccAAGAAACTGACCCCCAAGCAGAGGTTACTGGGATGGATCCAGAATAAAGTGCCTCAGCTGCCTATCAACAATTTCAACAAAGACTGGAGGGACGGCAAGGCCTTGGGTGCTCTGGTGGACAACTGTGCCCCTG GTCTGTGCCCTGACTGGGCGACCTGGGACCCCAACAAGCCAGTGGACAACGCCAGAGAGGCTATGCAACAGGCGGATGACTGGCTAGGTGTCCCACAG GTGATCGCCCCAGAAGAAATTGTGGACCCCAACGTTGATGAGCATTCTGTCATGACCTACTTGTCCCAGTTTCCCAAAGCTAAGCTCAAGCCTGGGGCTCCCGTGAAAACAAGACAGCTCTTCCCAAAGAAGGCCAAGGCTTATGGACCAG GTATTGAGCCTCATGGCAATATGGTGCTGAAGCCGACATTTTTCACTGTGGAGACACTAGAAGCAGGACTTGGTGAAGTCATTGTGTATGTGGAGGACCCAGAGGGTCATACCGAGGAG GCTAAGGTTGTTTCCAACAATGATAAGAACAGGACCTACTCTGTTAGTTATGTACCCAACGTTGCAGGTCTTCATAAG GTCAAAGTGCTTTTTGCAGGACAGGACATCGACAAAAGCCCCTTCATGGTCAATGTAGCTAAAGCAATGGGCAATCCCAACAAGGTGCAAGCCAGTGGGCCTGGCCTGGAGCCAGTAGGCAACGTGGCTGGAAAGCTCACCTACTTTGACATTTACACTGCAG GTGCTGGCGAAGGAGATGTTGGCATAGTGATTGTGGACCCTCAGGGCAGAAAAGACACAGTGGAGGTGATGCTGGAGAACAAAGGGGACAGTGTGTTCCGCTGCACCTACAAGCCCATAATGGAGGGATCCCACACCATACACGTAACATTTGCTGGACAGCCCATTCCCAAGAGCCCATTTCCTGTGCAGATCTCTGAAG CTCCACGTAGTATTCACCCCACTGGGCCTCCGGTGCAGATAATCCCACAGTCTGTGCGCACGCCCCCTGTGGACAAAGCAAAGAGGGGTGCTCCCAAAGTGCCACCCAAACCCAGTCGACCAA CCAGCAATGTCAATGCCTGCAGAGCCACTGGCCGGGGCCTGCAACCAAAAGGGTTGAGAGTGAAGGAGGTAGCCGACTTCAAGGTTTTCACCAAGGGGGCCGGAACTGGTGAACTAACGGTCTCTGTCAAGGGTCCAA ATGGGGTAGATGTGTCCGTCAAGGTGAAGGACATTGGAGATGgtgtgtatgaatgtgactATCACCCTCTCCAGCCAGGAAAATATATTGTCACGATTTCTTGGGGAGGACAACCGATTCCACGCAG TCCGTTTGAGGTTGAGGTTAGTCTGGAAGCTGGACCACAGAAAGTTCGTGCATGGGGTCCTGGTCTGGAGACAGGAATGGTGGGCAAGTCAGCTGACTTTGTGGTGGAAGCCATCGGCACCGAGGTGGGGACTCTAG GGTTCTCCATCGAGGGTCCATCGCAAGCTAAGATCGAGTGTGAGGACAAAGGCGACGGGTCCTGTGATGTGCATTACTGGCCCACTGAGCCAGGTCACTATGCGGTTCATGTCATCTGTGATGATGAGGACATCAAGGACAGCCCCTTTATTGCCCACATTCTCCCTGCAGCCAATGATGTCTTTCCTGAGAAG GTTAAGGCCTATGGACCAGGTCTGGCACCGACTGGATGCATCATCAACAAGCCTGCAGAATTCACCATTGATGCCCAGCTAGCTGGAAATGGCAAACTCAAGATTTATGCTCAG GATGCAGAAGGGTGCGTTATTGACATTCAGATTACAGATAAGGGTGATGGAACCTTTTTCTGTGTTTATATCCCAACCAAGCCAATCAAACACACAATCATTGTTACATGGGGTGAGGTCAACGTTTCCAACAGCCCCTTCAGG GTGATGGTGAGTGAAGGCTGCCATCCAGAGAAGGTAAAGGTGTACGGGCCTGGAGTAGAAAAAAATGGTCTGAAAGCAAATGAGCCCACCTACTTCACTGTGGATTGCAGTGAGGCAGGTCAAG GTGATATCAGCATTGGCATCAAGTGTGCACCAGGTGTGGTGGGACCCACAGAGGCAGACATTGACTTTGATATCATTAAGAATGACAATGACACATTTACTGTCAAATACAACCCCCCCAGCCCGGGGCGCTACACTGTCATTGTACTGTTTGCTGATCAG GAAATACCCAGCAGCCCATACAAGGTTAAAGTTGACCCATCCCATGATGCAGGCAAAGTACGAGCAGAAGGTCCTGGACTCAATAAGACAG GGGTGGAGGCTGGCACACCAACCCACTTCACCATCTACACCAAAGGAGCAGGCAAGGCCAAACCTGAAGTCCACTTCACTGCCACAGTCAAAGGGGAAGCCGTAAAGGACTTTGAGATTATTGACAACCATGACTACTCATACACTGTGAAGTACACAGCCCTTCATCAG GGAGCCTTGAGCATCTCAGTCACACATGGAGGAGACCCTGTTCCCAAAAGCCCATTCAGTATCACTGTGGCTCCTCCACTGGACATCAGCAAGGTTAAAGTTCAGGGACTTAATGAAC GGGTGGAAGTTGGCAAAGATCAGGAGTTCATTGTCAACACAaaaggagctggaggacaaGGAGAGGTGggtgtgaaaatgacatcaccttCTGGACGACCAATTCCATGCAAGATAGAGTCAGACAAGGCCAAGGACATACACTCTGTGAAGTATATTCCACCTGAAGAAGGTCCATACAAGGTGGACATCACATACGATGGTAACCCAATTACTGGGAGTCCGTTTTCTGTGGAGGGTATCATGCCTGCGGACCCCACAAAG GTACGTGCTTATGGCCCAGGTCTGCAGGGTGGCACTGTGGGGAAACCTGCCCCATTTGGAATCGACACCAAGGGTGCTGGAGCAGGAGGTCTGGGCCTGACTGTAGAAGGGCCATGCGAGGCCAAGATTGAATGCCAAGACAATGGAGATGGCACCTGCTCGGTCTCTTACCTACCCACTGAACCTGGGGACTACAATATAAACATCCTCTTTGGTGATGCTCACATCCCAGGGTCCCCCTTCAAAGCCAAAGTCCGTCCTGCCCTGGACCCAAGCAAGGTGGTGGCCAGTGGGCCAGGTCTGGAAAGAGCCAGGGCGGGAGAGGCGGCCAGCTTCACAGTGGACTGCACACGAGCTGGAGAAGCCGAGTTGACTGTGGAGATTGTCTCTGAGACAGGTGCCAAGGCAGAGGTGCGCATCCAGAACAACAACGATGGCACCTTTTCTGTCACCTACACGCCACCCTTCCAAGGAGTGCACACCATCACCATTAAATATGGAGGCCATGTCATGCCCAGATGCCCCATACGTGTGCATGTGGAGCCTGCTGTGGACACTAGTGGGGTCAAAGTTTATGGGCCTGGAGTGGAACCCAGAG GCATCCTCCGTGATGTGACCACACACTTCATTGTGGATGCCCGAGTCCAGAACAAGACTGGAGGAAACCATGTCAAAGTCTGTATCATCAACCCTTCAGGCACCAGCACGGACGCCTACATCACAGATAAAGGCGACGGGACCTACAGAGTGGAGTACACAGCATTTGAAGAAG gGGTGCATCTAATTGAAGTACTTTTTGACAATGTTGCTGTCCCCCTGAGCCCATTCCGGGTCTCTGTGGTGGAAGGCTGTGACCCTACACGTGTACGGGCCTATGGACCGGGCCTGGAGAGCGGAATCACCAACAAGCCCAACTGCTttactgtggagaccag AGGTGCTGGTACTGGAGGCTTGGGTTTGGCCATTGAGGGTCCATCTGAGTCGAAGATGTCCTGTAAAGACAACAAGGACGGAAGCTGCAGCGTGGAGTATGTCCCTTTCACACCTGGGGATTATGATGTCAACATAACATATGGTGGTCTACCGATTCCAG GCAGCCCATTTCGTGTGTCTGTGAGGGATGTGGTGGACCCCAGCAAAGTGAAATGTTCTGGGCCTGGACTGGGGCCTGGCGTGAGAGCCCGTGTCCCACAGACATTCACGGTGGACAGCAAGCAGGCAGGACAGGCTGCCCTGGAGGTGCAGGTCTACGGACCAACAG GCGCTGCTGAGCCAGTAAAAGTCAGTAACCATGGTGAcggaacacacacagtcaactaCACACCTGCTCAGGATGGACCCTATTCAGTGTCTGTCAGATATGGAGGCCAGGATGTTCCACGCAG CCCATTCAAGGTTAATGCAGGCCCAGCACATGATGCCAGTAAAGTTCGTGCCAGTGGTCCTGGTCTTGACACTGCTGGTGTGGCTGCCAGTCTTCCTGTGGAGTTCACAATTGATGCCTGTGATGCTGGGGAGGGGCTTCTCACTGTTCAGATTCTG GATCCCGAAGGCAAACCCAAGAAGGCCAGCATCCAGGACAATGGAGATGGGACTTACACTGTGTCCTACCTGCCTGACATGACTGGCCGCTACACAATTACCATTAAATATGGTGGTGATGAGATCCCATACTCCCCTTACCGCATCCACGCACTGCCAACAGGCGATGCCAGCCAGTGTCTGCTTACAG TGTCTATTGGAGGACACAGGGTTG CAGGCCTGGGACCCAAAATCCAAACGGCTGAGGAAACTAACATAACAGTTGATGCTAAGGCTGCTGGGAAGGGCAAGGTAACATGCACAGTGCTGACCCCCACCGGCATAGAGCTGGACATGGATGTAGTGGAGAACCCAGATGGGACCTTCGACATCTACTACACAGCGCCCGAGCCGGGCAAATACGTCATTACCATTCGCTTTGGAGGACAACACATCCCCAACAGCCCTTTCCATGTGACT GCTACAAAAGAACCTGTTGTGCCCCCTGAAGGATTAGAGGGCATGTTCCGGCCTCTCAACCTGGTCATTCCCTTCACTGTGCAGCAGGGGGAGGTCACAG GTGAAGTTCGTATGCCTTCTGGAAAGGTGGCACGGCCTCAAATCAGAGACAACAAAGATGGCACAGTGACTGTAAGGTATGCTCCAACTGAGAAGGGCCTTCACGAGATGGACATCAAATACGAGGGCAATCATATACCAG GAAGTCCACTGCAGTTCTATGTGGATGCTATGCACACCAGTCAGGTGACGGCTTACGGCCCTGGCCTGTGCCACGGCATGGTGAACAAACCAGCCACCTTCACTGTGGTGACCAAGAATGCTGGAGAAG GTGGCCTTTCCTTGGCAGTGGAAGGACCTTCAAAGGCTGAAATCACTTGCAAGGATAACAAAGATGGTACCTGTACAGTGTCCTACTTACCCACAGCTCCTGGGGACTACAACGTCATTGTCAAGTTTGACAACAAACACATTCCTGGCAGCCCCTTCACTGCTAAGATCACAG GTGACGACTCCCTCAGGACATCACAGCTGAATGTTGGTGCTGCGACAGATGTGTCGCTGAAGATCACAGAGACGGACCTGAGCTCCCTGACAGCCAGCATCAGAGCACCATCTGGTAAAGAGGAGCCCTGCCTGCTGAAGAGGCTGCCCAACCGCCACATTG GTATCTCCTTTACTCCTAAGGAGGTGGGTGAGCATGTTGTTAGTGTGATGAAGAGTGGAAAACATGTGGCAAACAGCCCCTTCAAGATCATGGTGGGTCCATCCGAGATTGGAGAAGCCAGCAGGGTGAAGGCCTTCGGCAAGGGCCTGGTGGAGGCTCACACCTTTGAGGTTGCCGAGTTCTTCGTGGACACCAGGAATGCAG GCTATGGAGGTCTGGGGTTATCTATTGAGGGTCCAAGTAAGGTTGACATTAACTGTGAGGATGTGGAGGATGGGACATGCAAGGTGACATACTGTCCAACTGAGCCAGGCAACTATATAATCAACATCAAGTTTGCAGACAAGCACATCCCAG GAAGCCCATTCACAGTGAAGGTAACAGGAGAGGGCAGGATGAAGGAGAGCATCACCAGGAAGAGGCAGGCTCCCTCAATCGCCAGTGTTGGCAGCACCTGCGACCTCAACCTGAAAATCCCCG GAAACTGGTTCCAAATGGTATCAGCCCAGGAGCGCCTAACACGCACTTTTACCCGCAGCAGCCACACCTACACACGAACAGAGCGCACGGAGTTCAGCAAGACGCGTGGCGGTGAGACCAAGCGCGAGGTCCGCGTAGAGGAAAGCACGCAGGTGGGAGGAGACCCATTCAGGGACGTATTTGGCGATTTCTTGGGCAGAGAGAGGCTGGGATTTGGTAGCATGACCACCAGGCAGGAAG TTGCAGCAGATGTGGGTGCTCAGCCAATGACTGCTCAGGTCACCAGTCCGGGTGGGAAGACCGTGGATGCTGAGATTGTGGATGGAGGGGACAGCACCTACAGTGTGCGCTTTGTGCCACAGGAGATGGGCCCTCACACTGTCAATGTCAAGTACCGGGGTCAGCATGTCCCTGGGAGCCCGTTCCAGTTTACAGTGGGGCCACTGGGAGAGGGAGGTGCTCATAAGGTGCGAGCTGGTGGCACTGGACTGCAGAGGGGAGTGGCTGGAGTGCCAA CCGAGTTCAGTATCTGGACACGAGAGGCAGGTGCAGGGGGTCTGTCCATCGCAGTGGAGGGTCCCAGCAAGGCCGAGATCTCCTTTGAAGACCGGAAAGATGGATCCTGTGGTGTGTCCTACATGGTCCAGGAACCAG GCGACTACGAAGTGTCAATCAAGTTTAACAATGAGCACATCCCAGACAGCCCCTTCATTGTCCCCATTGCCACGCTGTCTGACGATGCACGTCGACTGACTGTCACAAGCCTCCAG GAGAAGGACCTGAAGGTGAGCCAAGAGGCTTCATTCGCAGTTCAGAAGAACGGTGCGAGAGGCATAATCGATGCTAAGGTCCACACACCCTCCGGCAGTGTCGAGGAATGCTACATTACTGAGCTGGACAGTG ACAAGAATGCAATCCGTTTCATTCCACGGGAGAATGGTGTCCACTCCATTGATGTGAAGTTTAATGGCAGCCATATTCCTGGAAGCCCTTTCAATGTGCGAGTTGGGGAGCCGGACCAGGCTGGAGACCCAGGGATGGTGTCTGCCTACGGACCTGGGCTGGAGGGAGGCTGCACAG GCGTACCTTCTGAGTTTGTGGTGAACACCTGTAATGCCGGATCGGGTGCCCTGTCTGTCACCATTGACGGTCCTTCCAAGGTGAAAATGGACTGCATTGAGTGCGCCGAAGGATACAAAGTCATATACACGCCCATGGCCCCTGGAAATTATCTAATCTCCGTCAAATATGGAGGCCCGCAGCACATTGTGGGCAGCCCCTTCAAAGCAAAAGTGACAG GTGTACGTCTGTCTGGGGGCCACAGCCTTCATGAAACCTCCTCAGTGCTTGTGGAGACTGTCACCAAGACTTCCAAGATGGCCGGAGCCTACAGCTCCATTTCCAGCACCATTAAGCTGGAGTCGGACGCCAGCAGGGTGGTGTGCAGGGGTCCAGGACTCTCCAAAGCCATGGTGGGACAGAAAAACAGCTTCAGTGTGGACTGTAGCAAAGCAG GCACAAACATGCTGATGGTGGGTGTCCATGGCCCCAAGACTCCTTGTGAAGAGGTGTATGTGAAGCATGTGGGCAATCGCCTCTATAACGTAACCTACACGGTGCGAGAGAAGGGCAACTATGTGGTCATCGTGAAGTGGGGAGACGACACTGTGCCAGGGAGCCCCTTCCATGTCACCGTCCCTTAA